Proteins found in one Microcoleus sp. FACHB-68 genomic segment:
- a CDS encoding VWA domain-containing protein produces the protein MAVENRDFTLIIDKSGSMSTPDQVGGRSRWEAAQESTLALARKCEQFDPDGITVYLFSSRFKRYENVTSSKVAQIFQENDPAGTTNLAAVLQDATNQYFQRKAAGQIKAGGETILVVTDGEPDDRKAVMKAIIEASRRMDRDEELGISIIQVGSDATASRFLKALDDELQGAGAKFDICDTITIDDMADITLAEVLLNAIND, from the coding sequence ATGGCAGTAGAAAATCGGGATTTTACATTAATTATTGATAAAAGCGGCAGTATGTCTACCCCAGATCAGGTAGGTGGCAGAAGCCGTTGGGAAGCAGCGCAGGAGTCTACTTTGGCGCTAGCACGAAAATGTGAACAATTTGATCCAGATGGGATTACAGTTTACCTATTTTCCAGCCGGTTTAAACGCTACGAAAATGTAACTTCTAGTAAAGTTGCACAGATTTTTCAAGAAAATGATCCTGCCGGCACAACAAACCTTGCTGCTGTGTTGCAAGATGCAACAAATCAATATTTTCAGCGTAAAGCAGCGGGACAAATAAAAGCCGGCGGAGAAACTATTTTAGTGGTGACAGATGGGGAACCCGATGATCGCAAAGCCGTGATGAAAGCCATTATTGAAGCATCTCGCCGGATGGATCGCGATGAAGAACTTGGCATTTCTATCATACAAGTTGGATCGGACGCCACCGCCAGCCGATTTTTAAAGGCATTGGATGATGAGTTGCAAGGTGCCGGCGCAAAATTCGATATTTGCGACACGATTACCATTGATGATATGGCAGATATCACTCTAGCAGAAGTGCTGCTCAATGCCATTAATGATTGA
- a CDS encoding VWA domain-containing protein gives MEARDYTLIIDKSGSMSTPEATGRSRWDTAQESTLALARKCEQFDPDGITVYLFSGKFKRYENVTSSKVAQIFQENDPSGTTNLAAVLQDATSNYLKRKAGGQIKANGETILVITDGEPDDRRAVMKVIIDTSRQMDRDEELAISFIQVGNDQTATRFLKALDDELQGAGAKFDIVDTVTLDDMEGMTLTEVLLNAVSD, from the coding sequence TTGGAAGCTCGTGATTACACCTTAATCATCGATAAAAGCGGCAGTATGTCTACTCCAGAGGCAACTGGCAGAAGTCGCTGGGATACGGCACAGGAGTCTACCTTGGCACTCGCGCGAAAATGCGAGCAATTTGATCCAGATGGAATTACAGTTTACCTATTTTCAGGCAAGTTCAAACGCTACGAAAATGTAACTTCTAGTAAAGTTGCACAGATTTTTCAAGAAAACGATCCATCAGGGACAACAAACCTGGCTGCTGTCCTGCAAGATGCCACCAGTAATTACTTAAAGCGTAAAGCAGGAGGTCAAATAAAAGCAAATGGTGAAACAATTTTAGTCATAACAGATGGAGAACCCGATGATCGTAGGGCGGTGATGAAGGTAATTATTGATACCTCCCGTCAAATGGATCGAGATGAAGAATTGGCGATCTCATTTATTCAGGTTGGCAATGATCAAACAGCCACCCGGTTTCTGAAAGCTTTGGATGATGAGTTGCAAGGTGCCGGCGCGAAGTTTGATATTGTCGATACAGTCACCCTGGATGACATGGAAGGGATGACTTTAACAGAAGTGCTGCTGAATGCGGTTTCAGACTAA
- a CDS encoding VWA domain-containing protein — protein MLENRDYTLIIDKSGSMSTKDQQGGKSRWVAMQESALALASKCEEFDPDGLTVYLFSGRFKRYDNVTSNRVSQIFQENEPSGRTDLAGVLVDALNSYFQRKAARQTKANGETILVVTDGEPDDRKAVMKVIIEASRRLDRDEELAISFVQVGTDATATQFLKALDDDLQGAGAKFDIVDTITMDDMEDLTLTEVLLNAIID, from the coding sequence ATGCTAGAAAACCGTGACTATACCTTAATTATTGACAAAAGCGGCAGTATGTCCACGAAAGATCAGCAGGGGGGTAAAAGTCGCTGGGTTGCGATGCAGGAGTCTGCCCTGGCTTTAGCGAGTAAATGTGAGGAATTTGACCCCGATGGATTAACAGTTTACTTGTTTTCGGGTCGGTTTAAACGCTACGACAACGTTACCTCCAACAGAGTCTCCCAGATATTTCAAGAAAATGAGCCTTCTGGAAGAACTGATTTAGCCGGCGTCTTGGTTGATGCCCTTAATAGTTATTTTCAACGCAAAGCAGCCCGCCAGACGAAAGCCAATGGGGAGACAATTTTGGTGGTGACAGACGGGGAACCGGATGATCGCAAAGCCGTGATGAAAGTCATCATTGAAGCGTCTCGCCGGCTGGATCGCGATGAAGAATTGGCAATTTCATTCGTGCAAGTCGGTACAGATGCCACTGCGACTCAGTTTCTCAAAGCGCTGGATGACGATCTGCAAGGTGCCGGCGCGAAGTTTGACATTGTCGATACTATCACGATGGATGATATGGAAGATCTGACCCTGACAGAAGTATTGCTCAATGCCATTATTGATTAA
- a CDS encoding NAD(P)H-quinone oxidoreductase subunit N codes for MGLITTGGGLIRDLEKHGALGLYVPLEGGYEGRYQRRVRAAGYNTYNLSARGLGDLAAYLTGTHGVRPPHLGKKGTGNEGAVGYTYYVPALISTQLAHLPPKSKGLVLWMLEGQILSRQEIEYLTTLPSIEPRVKVAIEMGGDRVFRWMPLKNMLVPA; via the coding sequence ATGGGACTGATTACTACGGGGGGCGGGTTAATCCGTGATCTGGAAAAGCACGGGGCGCTGGGACTGTATGTACCATTAGAAGGGGGATATGAAGGGCGCTATCAGCGGCGGGTAAGGGCAGCCGGCTATAACACTTACAACCTTTCTGCGCGGGGTTTAGGGGATTTGGCAGCCTATTTAACCGGCACTCATGGAGTACGTCCCCCTCACCTCGGTAAAAAAGGTACGGGCAATGAGGGTGCAGTTGGCTATACCTATTATGTGCCGGCACTGATTAGCACTCAATTAGCGCACTTACCGCCTAAGTCAAAAGGACTGGTGCTTTGGATGTTGGAAGGACAGATCTTGTCGCGCCAGGAAATTGAATATTTAACGACTTTACCTAGCATAGAACCACGAGTGAAAGTTGCAATTGAGATGGGTGGCGATCGCGTCTTCCGGTGGATGCCGCTTAAAAATATGTTGGTTCCTGCTTAA
- the rplC gene encoding 50S ribosomal protein L3, which produces MAVGIIGTKLGMTQVFDAEGRSIPVTVIQAGPCPVTQIKTKQTDGYTAIQVGYGDVKPKALNRPLLGHLAKSSTTPVRHLLEYRLDNTGDYELGQQLKADMFTAGQIVDVVGTSIGRGFAGYQKRHNFKRGPMAHGSKNHRLPGSTGAGTTPGRVYPGKRMAGRLGGKQVTIRKLEIVRVDAERNLLLIKGAVPGKPGALLSIKPATTVGR; this is translated from the coding sequence GTGGCTGTAGGTATTATTGGCACAAAACTCGGCATGACCCAAGTATTTGACGCTGAAGGGAGATCAATTCCTGTCACCGTCATCCAAGCCGGTCCATGCCCCGTTACACAGATTAAAACCAAACAAACAGATGGCTACACAGCCATCCAAGTTGGGTACGGCGATGTGAAACCGAAAGCTCTTAATAGACCGCTGCTGGGGCATCTGGCCAAGTCCAGTACCACGCCGGTGCGTCACCTGCTTGAGTATCGCTTGGATAACACCGGCGATTATGAACTGGGGCAGCAACTTAAAGCCGATATGTTCACCGCCGGCCAAATTGTAGATGTCGTTGGCACCAGCATCGGTCGGGGCTTTGCCGGCTATCAAAAACGACACAACTTTAAGCGCGGGCCAATGGCTCACGGTTCCAAAAATCACAGACTACCCGGTTCCACCGGCGCAGGCACAACCCCCGGTCGGGTTTACCCTGGCAAGCGGATGGCCGGTCGCCTGGGTGGCAAACAAGTCACCATTCGCAAGCTGGAAATCGTTCGCGTAGATGCCGAGCGCAACCTGCTGCTAATTAAAGGAGCCGTTCCCGGTAAACCTGGAGCCTTACTCAGCATCAAGCCGGCAACAACAGTAGGTCGGTAG
- the rplD gene encoding 50S ribosomal protein L4: MVTCVVRDWQGQEVSEATLDLRVAKEENAAHIVHRALRLQQVNGRQGTASAKTRAEVRGGGRKPWRQKGTGRARAGSIRSPLWRGGGVIFGPKPRDYDIKMNRKERRLALRTVLQSRAAEDMIVVSDFKEQLSRPKTKELLAAFTRWGIEPDAKVLLILDEREENVYLSARNVSNLKLISAANLNIFDLLHADKIVVSAEALAKIQEVYSE; this comes from the coding sequence ATGGTTACTTGTGTAGTGCGAGACTGGCAAGGACAAGAAGTCTCCGAAGCAACGCTAGATTTAAGAGTGGCGAAAGAAGAAAACGCCGCACACATTGTCCACAGAGCATTGAGACTGCAACAGGTCAATGGGCGGCAGGGAACAGCCAGCGCCAAAACCAGAGCCGAAGTCAGAGGTGGCGGACGCAAACCCTGGCGTCAGAAAGGAACAGGTCGCGCCCGTGCCGGTTCTATCCGTTCACCCCTGTGGCGGGGCGGCGGCGTAATCTTTGGACCCAAACCCAGAGATTATGACATCAAAATGAACCGCAAAGAGCGGCGTCTGGCGCTTCGGACCGTTCTCCAAAGTCGGGCCGCCGAAGACATGATCGTGGTGAGCGACTTTAAAGAACAGCTATCACGTCCAAAAACCAAAGAATTATTGGCCGCCTTCACGCGTTGGGGAATTGAGCCAGACGCCAAGGTTCTGTTGATCTTGGACGAGCGAGAAGAAAACGTTTACTTATCAGCTCGCAACGTCTCGAATTTAAAGCTCATATCAGCAGCAAACTTGAATATTTTTGATCTGCTTCATGCAGACAAAATTGTTGTGAGTGCAGAGGCACTGGCTAAAATTCAGGAGGTGTACAGTGAGTGA
- a CDS encoding 50S ribosomal protein L23, which yields MSEYNQRGLADLIHRPIVSEKATMLMELNKYTFEVVPKATKPEIKAAIEYLFNVKVLSVNTQRPPRKKKRVGRFVGFKALYKRAIVTLAPGDTITLFPEV from the coding sequence GTGAGTGAATACAATCAGCGCGGACTAGCCGATTTAATCCATCGCCCCATCGTTAGCGAAAAAGCAACGATGTTAATGGAACTAAACAAATACACATTTGAAGTTGTTCCCAAAGCGACCAAACCAGAAATTAAAGCCGCAATTGAATACCTGTTTAATGTCAAAGTCCTGAGTGTCAACACTCAAAGACCGCCGCGCAAAAAGAAACGGGTTGGCCGATTTGTAGGGTTCAAAGCGCTCTACAAACGTGCAATTGTAACTTTGGCACCGGGTGATACCATCACCTTGTTCCCAGAAGTCTAA